The stretch of DNA AGAAACGCCGTTTTCCTAACAAAGGAGCGCTAGAATTAAAAATCCCCAAAACGGCTACGATTAAAAATGTAAAAATAAGCCCCAATTCTAAATACATTGCTTATACCGAACATAATAAAGGCGTTCGAAAGGTAATTGTTTATGATTTGGAAACACAAGAGCAAACCGTTTTGTATAAGCATGGAGAATATGACTTGTCGGGGAATTATGAACAGCATTATCCCTTGATTGCATGGGGCAAAAAAAGCGATAAAGTAATTATCATTCATGAAAAAAGGGACAAAGTAAAAATTAGATACCAAGATATTGATAAAAAAGGAGCCAAAGATAGAGTCTTAGAGGATATAGAACGAGTAATTGATTTTGAGGTTTTGAATAGTTCTACCTTAGTGTTTACAGGCTTTCACAATGGCCATTCTGATTTATATTCTTTTAATGGGGGCAAGCCAAGAGCAATTACCAATGACTTTTGGGATGAGAAAGAATTGGCAATTGTTACCCTAAAAGGGCAAAAGGGAATTGTATTTTCTTCGAATAGAAATTCTTCGAGTCTAAGGGCAATGCATTTTACCAATCAGTTGCCTCCTAATAATTTTGATTTGTATTTTTATAACCTAACTACCAAGTCGAATGAATTGATTCGGTTGACCCGCACTCCATTGGCCAATGAATGCTACCCCATAGCAATGGGGAAAGGGGATCATTTTACTTACCTAAGTGACGAAAATGGATTTTATAATCGTTATGTGGCTGTTGTTGATACTGTTTTATTAAGAGAAGAACGTGTTTTAGTTTTTGAGGATGGCACTCAAATGATTGTTCCTGTAGACACGGTATACAGTCATTTACCAGTTGATAGTACTTATATTCAACCCGTTTATATTGAAACAGGGGTTGCCCATGCCAATACAGATTATAGTAGAAATATATTGGAACACGATGGAAATCTAACAAAAATAGTAGACTTAATTTACAGAAAAGGAGCTTATCATATTTTTGTACGAGATGCCAAACCTCAACGAACAATGGAAACGATGGCAAAAACTACCTATCGTAAATTGTTGGAAAAAATTAATGGTTTAACAAAAAGAGAAAAAAGCACGGCTGCAATAAGAACACCCGCTGAGAGCACAACTGTTTTACCCAAAAAACTAAACTTAGAAATAGAGGATGCTACTAGTATAAAAGATACGGTGCCTCCTGTTGATACGGGGAAAATTGATATTGATAATTATGAGTTTCAAAGTGAGTTTGAAGATATTACAGAACCTAGTATAGAAAAGGACGATCCCGATACAGAAGTAACGCCAATTATCTTGGTAGAGGATGGGGATGATATTAAGGCAAGCCCAGCCAAGAAGAGCCAACCGAAAGCAATTCTTACCGATCCAGAAACTAAAGTTGTTGCTTGGAATCCAACGCATACCAAACGGTACAAAAGCTTATTTAAAGTAGACCAAATTACCTTCCAAATGGACAATACCCCTATGTATAATGGGATGAATATGTATTTGGGAGGATATTATCAATTTCAGCCTTTAAGTTTTGCCCTTAAAACGGGATTTGTAGATATTTTTGAAAATTTCTACTTAGAGCTGGGGATAAGAATTCCGTTTGATTTTAATGGAATGGAGTACTTTGTTAATGTGGAAAACAAAAAAGGATTGATTGATCAAAAATATTCCTTTTATAGACGAGGAAGAATCAATACTTATGTTGTGGTGGACACTACTACGAATGTTGCTATAGAAGCTAGAGGACGTACCGTTAAGCATTTGTTGCAGACGGAGTTAAAATATCCCTTGACAAAATTTCAGAGTGTGCGAGGTATTTTTAGTTTGCAGCTAGACAAAGTAGCTATTTTGGCAGAAGAACTTAATAGCTTGCAAGTGCCCGTCTATCATGAAAATAGATTTGGATTTCGTTTGGAATATGTCTTTGACAATAGCTTGGAGTTGAGGCATAATGCTAGAAAGGGAACTAAATTTAGAGGCTATTTGGATTTGTACAAGCCTTTTTCAGTGCAGACAGAAGGTCAGTTTAAGGTTGGTTTTGAAGGTGGTTTAACTGCTGCGTTAGGGTTTGATGCGAGGCACTATTTGACTTTTGATGACAAGACTATTTTTGCTTTTCGTTTGGCTGGCGCAAGCTCTTTTGGGCAACAGAAGATTTTATATTCTTTGGGAGGCGTAGAAAACTGGATGTTCCCTACAGCAAGTTCAACGGTTAGTTTGCCCGAAGCAAGTGATTATGGCTTGCAAACTTTAGCGGCCAATATGAGAGGGTTTAATAATAATGCTCGAAATGGTAGTTCTTATGCCTTGGCAAATGTTGAAATTAGAGTGCCTATTATTGATTATATCTCCAAAAACCCTCCTAGAAATGCCATGTTGAGAAGTTTGCAACTGGTTGCCTTTTTGGATGTAGGAACAGCTTGGCAGGGAGCTTCTCCTTTCTCAATTAACAATCCATTAAACACATCTGTAATTGACAACAATAGCCCTGGGCAAATATCGCCTGTTAAAGTAACCGTCAATTATTATAGACGCCCAATTTTGGTAGGGTATGGTTTTGGAATAAGAACAGTACTTCTAGGTCACTATTTTCGCTTAGACTATGCTTGGGGAGTAGAAACAGGGCAAGTCCAAAAACCGATATTATACTTGTCTATAGGGGCAGATTTTTGATGCTCTTAGGTCTAATTTACCAGTTTAATGCTTCTTACTTAGGCTGGTAAATTAGCTTTTTTATAGCAAAGAATAAACCTGCTAAAATCAATAGCAAACTTCCCCCAATAAAAGCTCCTTTGACATAATCAAATTGAGTGATGGATGGAATGGATCTATTGTCTCCAATTTGAATAAAGGGCGACCAAAATACAGGATGTGCAGTGAGATCACTTGATTGGTTTATGAAATTTAACTTTGCTATCCGCAAGGCTTTATCTTTGGGCATTCCTTGGGTTAAATTCTTATAAAAATCAGTTATAATAATAGAGGTCGCTTCATCGTTAACTTGCCATAAACTTACAATCAAACTCGAAGCTCCAGCATACATAAATGAGCGAGCCAATGACATAATGCCTTCTCCTTGTTTATATTTTCCATAACCAGTTTCACAAGCAGAAAGTACTACTAAATCAGCATTGACCTTTAATCGAGCGATCTCATAGGCTTGGAGCAAACCATCTTCTAAACTATCACTAGTTTCTGAAAAGACCAAAGCAGAAAGCATGGATAAACGATTGTTGATAACTCCATGCATCGCTAAATGTAGAATACCATACTCTGAAGCCATCTGCTTAAAGCTAGCTTCATTCGCTGAGTCATTTCTTAGATAAGTTCCATCTATGATTTTGGATAAGGCCGTAAGCTCGTGTTGAGTTGCTGGAAGAGTTGCTAGAGCCGATCGGATAGAATGCGCATAGGGCGAACGAGTTAGGATAAGGGAACTATCTGTTGTGTTGGTATAGGCAGGAGCAAACGCCAAAATTTGATGATTGTTTTTGGCGGTTGACTTAGTCCTGTTTTCTTTCCATAGCGTTGCCGAATAGTCATAACTAATATTATAACGCCTAAGCAAATAAGGTAAATTGCGGTAATTGGTCGCCGCTTGAGATATTGGTTCTGTCAAAAAAGCGCCAAAAGGCAAATGCCCTAGTTCCCCATCGGTTACAATAACTAGATTCTTAATGTTACATTTGTTTTTTAGAGCGGCAGCTAGTATTGTTTTATAAAACCAATAAGCCGTTGCCATATATTGTTCTTGATTTTTTCGAGTTGAATTCGTAACAAAATTATAATCGCTTAAGGCCTGTCTTAATTTTTGAATCTGTATAGTTAAAGAATCCTTTGATACTAAAAGTGGATATAGATCAATCCCTTTATTCGTTACCGTAAAGAGGTAACTCATGCTGTCTGCAATGAAGTATTGCAGCAACATTGTTCCCTTATCTAACAAGGCTTGAACTTCTGTTGTGTTGGGGATGGTACTTTGGTATTTTAATGCATGGTATTTGGGATATTTATCCTTTATAGAAGAGAGAAAAGCGTTAATTTTTTTATTTAACTCGTTCTCTTCGGCTATAATTTTTTTGTGTGTTGAGCGGCTAGTAGCTTCGTATTTTTGTTTTTTTAGTTCGGTTTTTTGGCGTTGTAAATCAAGTTCTAAGAGTGCCAAGGAGTCGGGAAGGTCGCCAAGTGTTCGAGCACGATTTCCCTGTAAGGCATCAATTAATAACATAGATTTATTTTGTTCTGCAAATTTAAAGGCTTCTAATAAGTAGTGTTGCCCACCTATTTTGCTTAACAAAGTTGTTGTCTCAATGGCATCTTTTGACAATGAACTCATTTGCTTTATATTACTGAGTTTATCTTGATCATCCATAAAACTATTGCGTATATTGCGAGAAACAGTCATAGCAGTACTTAGAGCAGCATAGGCTTGTTCTAAATGAGCGGAAATTTTTGAATTATCGTATTGAGATCTTGACAACTGATAAACCAAATGTAAGGTTGGAATTATTTTTTGCTCAAATTTAAATTCATAATCTAGTATATTTTTAGGCATTTCTATCAGATTAGGGATTTTTGTATTATCCGATAAGAGATTTAGCGAAAAGGATTGGTTGAGATAATGGGTTGCTTGATCAAAGTCTTTTAAATCGATGTACAATTCAGCAATATTATTTATATAATTTAAATAATTTAGCGTTTTAGTCATGGATTTATTCTTGAGAATTTCAATAGCTTGTAAGTACAAACGTTCGGCTTTTCTGTACTTCCCAATGTCATGATATAGACTAGCTACATTATTTAGTGAAATGGCATAACTTGGATCTGTTTTGGATAAAATTTGTTCTTCAATGGTGAGTGCTTGTAGAAACAATTGCTCTGCATGATGATAGTCTTTATTGATCTTGTACGATGAGGCTAAATTAACAAGAGTAGTGGGGTAATAGGGATGAGCTTCTCCTAAAATTTCTTTGCATAAAGAAGACACCTTTGTAAATATAGGAATGGCATACGCTTGCTTATCAGCATAATAATAAGAGAAGGCAAGACTATTTAAGTAGACTAAGTAATTAATGCTTTTTTTACCAGAGAATTTTTCTTCTAAATCTAGGACCTGCAAATGCAATGACTCTGCCTTTTTGTATTTACCCATATAGTCTTGCAAGGTTGCCAAATTGCTGATCGTTGCAATATATTGCGCATTATTTTTCCCCCAAACCTCTTGAAAAATTTCCTTTACTTCCCAATAATAGGGTTCCGCTTTCTCGTAGTTACCATAGGTTTGGTGCAAAATAGCTAAGTTATTAATGTAGTTGATATAGGTAGCATGTTTAGCACCAAATTCTGCCTTAGCCTTAGTTACCCCTTGATGAGCATAAATTAATGCTTTTTCGTAGGCTCCTTGATTGTTATGTACATTTTTTAAACTGTCTAGTTCTTCATAGCTTAAGCTGTCTAATAGAGGAGGGGAGGCTTGTGCATTTATAGTAAGTAAGGAGATAAAAGGACTCAAAATGCCTATAAGGATCATTTTTTGTATGGACATAATTACAATAGCATTTATACAAATCAAGAGGGACGTTAGAACAAGGACATTTTCACTATTGAGGTGAGGGGAATTGCATTTTTAGTTAAAAAATGCGGTATAAAGATAGGCATCTAATGCATGCAGAAAGCGGGTAATCTTGCCAGAAATGTATAAATTCTTGCCAAAAGAACTCATTAATAGCGCATTATTGCGTTCTAAACTAAATATGGACAAAAAATACAGAAGGAATGTGCAGAAGGAAAGAAGTTCATTATACTAAAAAAAGTATAATGCTTTGTTATTTATGGACTTGCCATTTAAAGATCGCTTATTTTTCTTTGATTAAGACTTGATTATTGGTAGAGGCGGTAATCGTAGATTGGTTTCGTTTCTTTATATTAATGATCCCAGTTTCGCCCGTAACGGCATTTTCGAAAACGACAGAAGTTATAGTCTCTGGAACATATATAGCATATGAAATTTCTTCTTGGCATTGTTCTCCTTGCAAAACCATTGGTTGTCTAGATTTATCCTCTAAGCGTAATCCACTACCACCGTCAGGGGTTAAGAACAAATCATACCTTCCTTTTTTTATGAGTACTTCTAGAAAAAAAACATTAGGAATGCCTAAACGTACTTTTCCTGTGACCATAACACGAGTACCTTTCATATGATGAACCTCAATATTAGAAGTATTGAGTTTGATATAAATAGACGTTGGAGGGTTCTCTGGATCCTGCTCAACACTTAACATTTGATTAAGGTATTGAGAAACATGCCCTTGTGAAAAGCCGTCATGAAAAGCTATCAACAAAAACAAACAGGATAAG from Aureispira anguillae encodes:
- a CDS encoding BamA/TamA family outer membrane protein; translated protein: MIHQKNSTIILSLFTLFWAIGLMPSAKGQVVSMEYGQNRIQYEQKKWFRYESTNFYLSYAEEDEPLARYLLPVVELDYLELARMFEHQLKKRIEVIIYSDYSDYLQSNIGMQRHSVNRGGITQLVTPKIEVYFDGNHANLRKQLRKGLAEVLLGKILVGTNLQEMVQNSVLMNLPQWFVKGAIAHATEDWNTEMDDRLRDILLSGKYENFVELAKHEPLLAGQSLFHFVSQEHSTSTVSNLLYLTRINRSVENGFLYVFGKTYYQVVGSDWFNYYSDRYNKDNKKRRFPNKGALELKIPKTATIKNVKISPNSKYIAYTEHNKGVRKVIVYDLETQEQTVLYKHGEYDLSGNYEQHYPLIAWGKKSDKVIIIHEKRDKVKIRYQDIDKKGAKDRVLEDIERVIDFEVLNSSTLVFTGFHNGHSDLYSFNGGKPRAITNDFWDEKELAIVTLKGQKGIVFSSNRNSSSLRAMHFTNQLPPNNFDLYFYNLTTKSNELIRLTRTPLANECYPIAMGKGDHFTYLSDENGFYNRYVAVVDTVLLREERVLVFEDGTQMIVPVDTVYSHLPVDSTYIQPVYIETGVAHANTDYSRNILEHDGNLTKIVDLIYRKGAYHIFVRDAKPQRTMETMAKTTYRKLLEKINGLTKREKSTAAIRTPAESTTVLPKKLNLEIEDATSIKDTVPPVDTGKIDIDNYEFQSEFEDITEPSIEKDDPDTEVTPIILVEDGDDIKASPAKKSQPKAILTDPETKVVAWNPTHTKRYKSLFKVDQITFQMDNTPMYNGMNMYLGGYYQFQPLSFALKTGFVDIFENFYLELGIRIPFDFNGMEYFVNVENKKGLIDQKYSFYRRGRINTYVVVDTTTNVAIEARGRTVKHLLQTELKYPLTKFQSVRGIFSLQLDKVAILAEELNSLQVPVYHENRFGFRLEYVFDNSLELRHNARKGTKFRGYLDLYKPFSVQTEGQFKVGFEGGLTAALGFDARHYLTFDDKTIFAFRLAGASSFGQQKILYSLGGVENWMFPTASSTVSLPEASDYGLQTLAANMRGFNNNARNGSSYALANVEIRVPIIDYISKNPPRNAMLRSLQLVAFLDVGTAWQGASPFSINNPLNTSVIDNNSPGQISPVKVTVNYYRRPILVGYGFGIRTVLLGHYFRLDYAWGVETGQVQKPILYLSIGADF
- a CDS encoding CHAT domain-containing protein, whose translation is MSIQKMILIGILSPFISLLTINAQASPPLLDSLSYEELDSLKNVHNNQGAYEKALIYAHQGVTKAKAEFGAKHATYINYINNLAILHQTYGNYEKAEPYYWEVKEIFQEVWGKNNAQYIATISNLATLQDYMGKYKKAESLHLQVLDLEEKFSGKKSINYLVYLNSLAFSYYYADKQAYAIPIFTKVSSLCKEILGEAHPYYPTTLVNLASSYKINKDYHHAEQLFLQALTIEEQILSKTDPSYAISLNNVASLYHDIGKYRKAERLYLQAIEILKNKSMTKTLNYLNYINNIAELYIDLKDFDQATHYLNQSFSLNLLSDNTKIPNLIEMPKNILDYEFKFEQKIIPTLHLVYQLSRSQYDNSKISAHLEQAYAALSTAMTVSRNIRNSFMDDQDKLSNIKQMSSLSKDAIETTTLLSKIGGQHYLLEAFKFAEQNKSMLLIDALQGNRARTLGDLPDSLALLELDLQRQKTELKKQKYEATSRSTHKKIIAEENELNKKINAFLSSIKDKYPKYHALKYQSTIPNTTEVQALLDKGTMLLQYFIADSMSYLFTVTNKGIDLYPLLVSKDSLTIQIQKLRQALSDYNFVTNSTRKNQEQYMATAYWFYKTILAAALKNKCNIKNLVIVTDGELGHLPFGAFLTEPISQAATNYRNLPYLLRRYNISYDYSATLWKENRTKSTAKNNHQILAFAPAYTNTTDSSLILTRSPYAHSIRSALATLPATQHELTALSKIIDGTYLRNDSANEASFKQMASEYGILHLAMHGVINNRLSMLSALVFSETSDSLEDGLLQAYEIARLKVNADLVVLSACETGYGKYKQGEGIMSLARSFMYAGASSLIVSLWQVNDEATSIIITDFYKNLTQGMPKDKALRIAKLNFINQSSDLTAHPVFWSPFIQIGDNRSIPSITQFDYVKGAFIGGSLLLILAGLFFAIKKLIYQPK